Proteins from a genomic interval of Diospyros lotus cultivar Yz01 chromosome 6, ASM1463336v1, whole genome shotgun sequence:
- the LOC127804491 gene encoding uncharacterized protein LOC127804491, whose product MRNDITNFMQADMENLYEAWERFKELLRRYPHHGLPNWITIDAAAGGALMGKEIDEAYNLLEEMANNNHQWSSERSMPRRTAGVHEIDAMTALNAKVCEICVGPYVTHECEAGISFIPQPSEQVNYVANQGGRQFNPNENTYNLGWRNHPNFSWSNNQNVLKPPIGFQWQEKKPSLEDLVATIAKTTSDYVAKTNTIFQNQQAAIRNIEMQIGQIANMVNNRAQGTLPSTTENNPREDVKVVTLRSGKQLGEVSSKHVTRDVDKKNNVEISYENEQDEIPSLSPPVKPYVPHIPFPQMLKQNKVFKQLRINIPFADALAQILTYAKFLKEIMSNKRKLED is encoded by the exons GTTTAAAGAGTTGTTAAGAAGATATCCTCATCATGGGCTTCCAAATTG GATTACTATTGATGCAGCTGCAGGAGGAGCTTTAATGGGAAAAGAGATTGATGAAGCGTATAACCTTTTAGAAGAGATGGCCAACAACAACCATCAATGGTCATCTGAAAGATCTATGCCAAGAAGAACAGCTGGAGTACATGAGATTGATGCGATGACAGCATTAAATGCAAAG GTATGTGAGATTTGCGTGGGTCCTTATGTTACCCATGAGTGTGAAGCTGGGATATCTTTTATACCTCAACCATCTGAGCAAGTTAACTATGTGGCTAatcaaggaggaagacaattcAATCCCAATGAAAACACTTACAATCTAGGATGGAGGAATCACCCCAACTTTTCATGGTCTAATAATCAGAATGTGTTGAAGCCTCCAATAGGTTTCCAATGGCAGGAAAAGAAGCCTTCATTGGAAGATTTAGTGGCTACCATAGCTAAGACGACTTCAGATTATGTAGCCAAGACAAAcactatatttcaaaatcaacAAGCTGCTATCAGAAATATAGAAATGCAAATTGGCCAAATAGCCAATATGGTGAACAATAGAGCTCAAGGAACGCTGCCAAGCACAACAGaaaataatccaagagaggatgTCAAGGTAGTGACATTGAGAAGTGGTAAGCAACTTGGTGAGGTAAGTAGCAAACATGTTACAAGGGATgttgataaaaagaataatgttgAGATCAGTTATGAGAATGAGCAAGACGAGATACCATCCCTATCACCACCTGTTAAACCTTATGTTCCTCATATCCCTTTTCCTCAAATGCTTAAACAGAATAAGGTTTTTAAGCAATTGCGCATTAACATTCCATTTGCAGATGCTTTAGCGCAGATTCTTACTTATGCAAAATTTCTAAAAGAAATTATGTCAAACAAGAGGAAGTTGGAGGATTAA